The genomic DNA CAGCACCAGGTTCGGCGCGTCCGCCAGGATACCGCCCGCACCTAGCGGTTCCGCTTCAAAGACATCGAGCGCGGCGCCCGCCAGCGATCCCTGGTGCAACGCCGCGGCCAGTGCGGTCTCGTCGACCACGCCGCCGCGCGCGGTGTTGATAAGAACCGCGCCGCGCTTCATGCTGCGCAGGCGCTCCGCATTGATGAGATGGCGCGTGGCCGGCACCAGCGGCACATGCAGGCTCACCGCATCCGCGCTAGCCAGGAGTGCTTCCAGACTCATCGGCGCCACGCCGGTTTCGTGCCACACCGGATGATCGGCCGGCAGTGCCGGATCGTGCGCCACCACCTGCATGCCCAGCGCCTGCGCAAGCCGCGCGGTCAGCCGGCCGATATCGCCAAAGCCGATCAGGCCGAGCGTCTTGCCCAGAGTCTCATGCCCCTCCGACAGGCGCGCGCGCGGCCACTTTCCCGCCACCATGGCGGCGCCGCTCTGATAGGCGCCGCGCAACAGCATCAGCGCGCTCGTGACCACATACTCGGCCACCGAGCGCGCGTTGGCGCCGGTGGCCGGAATCACACGGATGCCACGCGCCTCGCAGGACTTGACGTCGATATTGTCCAGTCCCACCCCAAGCCGGCCGACCACCTGCAGCGCGGGCGCGGCGTCGAGCAGTTCGGCGTCGACCCGGGTGCGGTTGCGCACGATCAGCGCATCGGTCTGCGCCAGGGCGACGAGCAGGGCATCGCGCTGGTCGACCCAGGCTGGCTCGTAGCGCAGCCGGACGCAAGCGTCCAGCACCGCCACGGCATCGGCGTCCATGAACTCGCTGATGCAGACCTGTTTCATCAGGCGGACTCGTGGATGCGCGTGAGCACGAACTCGCGGTGGCCCAGCGCTTCCGCGGCGGTCCAGCGGCCGTTGATGGTGGCCATCATGCATTCGAGCAGCTTGTCGCCGGTCTGGTCCAGCGTCTGCTCGCGCTGCAGCAGGCCCGAGCAGTCCACGTCCATATGCTCGCTCATCAGGCGCACGGTGCGCGGATTGGCGCACAGCTTGATGACCGGCACGATCGGGTTGCCGATGACGTTGCCCTGGCCGGTCGGGAAGAAGTGCACGACATAGCCCGATGCCGCGCACAGCGTGACCATTTCAGCGGCGGCCGAGGACGAGTCCATGAACCACAGGCCGGGGCCGGTCGGCTCTTCGGCTTTGTCCAGCACGCCGTCGACGGTGCATTTCTTGCCGATCTTCTGGATGTTGCCGAGCGCCTTTTCCTCGATGGTGGTCAAGCCGCCGGCGATATTCCCCTTGGTCGGCTGCGATTCGGACAGGTCGGTGGTCTTCCAGCGGTCGATCATGCCCTGATAGCGGTTGAACATCGTCATGAAGTCGTCGCGCACCTTGTCGTTGACGCAGCGCGCGGCCACGATATGCTCGCCGCCGGTGAGTTCCGAGGTCTCGCCGAACACCAGCGTAGTGCCCAGCGGATGCAGCTTGTCGAAGGCGTTGCCCACGGTCGGGTTGGCGCCGCAGCCGGAGGTGGTGTCGGATTCGCCGCACTTGGTCGAGATCCACAGGTCGCTGATCGGGCATTCCACGCGCTGCAGGGCGGTGGCGTACTGCACGAATTCCTTGGCGGCCTTGGAGGCTCGCATGATGGTGTCGTGGTCGCCGTGGCCTTCGATGCCGAAACCCACCACCGGCTTGCCGGTCTTGGCGATGCCGTCCACCACCTTCTTGGTCCAGCCATCCTCGATGCCGATCACCACCACAGCCGCCACGTTGGGGTTGCTGCCCGCGCCGATCAGGGTGCGAAAGTGCAGGTCGAGGTCGGGGCCGAACTGCAGGCGGCCGTATGGGTGCGGGATCGCCATCGTGCCCTTGATGGCGACGGCAACGGCTTCGGCAGCGGCGTTGGAGAGGTCGTCCAGCGGCAGGATGATGACGTGGTTGCGCACGCCGACGCGGCCGTTGTCGCGGCGATAGCCTCGGAAGGTGGTCTGGTTGTCGATGACGGACATGGATGTTTTCTCAGTTTGGGGTATTGGGGGACGGGGCGCGGCGCGGCTTACCAGCGCTTGGTCTTGATGTTGTGGACGTGGGCGTGGTCGCCGGCCGTGATGGGCGCAACCACCTTGCCGATGTCGATGCCGTACTTGAAGACGGTCTGGCCCACTTCCATGTCGCGCAGCGCGACCTTGTGGCCAATCGGAATGGGCTGCTTGGCAACCACCGTGATGACCTTGTCCTCGTCCATGATCCAGGCGTTCAGCTCGGTCCCGGCCTCGATCCCCTCGACCACCGCTAC from Cupriavidus sp. D39 includes the following:
- a CDS encoding hydroxyacid dehydrogenase, with the protein product MKQVCISEFMDADAVAVLDACVRLRYEPAWVDQRDALLVALAQTDALIVRNRTRVDAELLDAAPALQVVGRLGVGLDNIDVKSCEARGIRVIPATGANARSVAEYVVTSALMLLRGAYQSGAAMVAGKWPRARLSEGHETLGKTLGLIGFGDIGRLTARLAQALGMQVVAHDPALPADHPVWHETGVAPMSLEALLASADAVSLHVPLVPATRHLINAERLRSMKRGAVLINTARGGVVDETALAAALHQGSLAGAALDVFEAEPLGAGGILADAPNLVLTPHIAGVSFEANVRVSMMIADAVKNALGVQG
- a CDS encoding UxaA family hydrolase, encoding MSVIDNQTTFRGYRRDNGRVGVRNHVIILPLDDLSNAAAEAVAVAIKGTMAIPHPYGRLQFGPDLDLHFRTLIGAGSNPNVAAVVVIGIEDGWTKKVVDGIAKTGKPVVGFGIEGHGDHDTIMRASKAAKEFVQYATALQRVECPISDLWISTKCGESDTTSGCGANPTVGNAFDKLHPLGTTLVFGETSELTGGEHIVAARCVNDKVRDDFMTMFNRYQGMIDRWKTTDLSESQPTKGNIAGGLTTIEEKALGNIQKIGKKCTVDGVLDKAEEPTGPGLWFMDSSSAAAEMVTLCAASGYVVHFFPTGQGNVIGNPIVPVIKLCANPRTVRLMSEHMDVDCSGLLQREQTLDQTGDKLLECMMATINGRWTAAEALGHREFVLTRIHESA
- a CDS encoding UxaA family hydrolase — translated: MIHVVLHDAKDTVAVAVVEGIEAGTELNAWIMDEDKVITVVAKQPIPIGHKVALRDMEVGQTVFKYGIDIGKVVAPITAGDHAHVHNIKTKRW